In Oryza sativa Japonica Group chromosome 2, ASM3414082v1, the following are encoded in one genomic region:
- the LOC4330508 gene encoding AT-hook motif nuclear-localized protein 25, producing MAGMDPGGGGAGAGSSRYFHHLLRPQQPSPLSPLSPTSHVKMEHSKMSPDKSPVGEGDHAGGSGSGGVGGDHQPSSSAMVPVEGGSGSAGGSGSGGPTRRPRGRPPGSKNKPKPPIIVTRDSPNALHSHVLEVAGGADVVDCVAEYARRRGRGVCVLSGGGAVVNVALRQPGASPPGSMVATLRGRFEILSLTGTVLPPPAPPGASGLTVFLSGGQGQVIGGSVVGPLVAAGPVVLMAASFANAVYERLPLEGEEEEVAAPAAGGEAQDQVAQSAGPPGQQPAASQSSGVTGGDGTGGAGGMSLYNLAGNVGGYQLPGDNFGGWSGAGAGGVRPPF from the coding sequence ATGGCCGGGATGGACCctggcgggggcggcgccggcgccggcagctcACGGTACTTCCACCATCTGCTCCGACCGCAGCAGCCGTCGCCGCTGTCACCGCTGTCGCCGACATCCCATGTCAAGATGGAGCACTCCAAGATGTCACCCGACAAGAGCCCCGTGGGCGAGGGAGATCACGCGGGAGGGAGTggaagcggcggcgtcggcggtgaccaccagccgtcgtcgtcggccatgGTGCCCGTCGAGggtggcagcggcagcgccgGCGGTAGTGGCTCGGGTGGGCCGACGCGGCGCCCGCGCGGGCGCCCGCCCGGGTCCAAGAACAAGCCGAAGCCGCCCATCATCGTGACGCGCGACAGCCCGAACGCGCTGCACTCGCACGTGctcgaggtcgccggcggcgccgacgtcgTCGACTGCGTGGCCGAGTACGCCCGCCGCCGAGGGCGCGGCGTGTGCGtgctgagcggcggcggcgccgtcgtcaaCGTGGCGCTGCGGCAGCcgggcgcgtcgccgccgggcaGCATGGTGGCCACGCTGCGGGGCCGGTTCGAGATCCTATCTCTCACGGGCACGGTcctgccgcctcccgcgccaccCGGCGCGAGCGGCCTCACCGTGTTCCTCTCCGGCGGCCAGGGCCAGGTGATCGGCGGCAGCGTGGTGGGCCCGCTGGTCGCCGCGGGGCCCGTCGTCCTGATGGCGGCCTCATTCGCGAACGCCGTGTACGAGCGGCTGCCGCTGGAgggcgaggaagaggaggtcgccgcgcccgccgccggagGCGAAGCACAAGATCAAGTGGCACAATCAGCTGGACCCCCAGGGCAGCAACCGGCGGCGTCACAGTCCTCCGGCGTGACAGGAGGCGacggcaccggcggcgccggtggcatGTCGCTCTACAACCTCGCCGGGAATGTGGGAGGCTATCAGCTCCCCGGAGACAACTTCGGAGGttggagcggcgccggcgccggcggagtcAGGCCACCGTTCTGA
- the LOC9272427 gene encoding 3-hydroxy-3-methylglutaryl-coenzyme A reductase 1 has translation MDVRRGGGGGRIVGAARRALTWGALPLPMRITNGLAMVSLVLSSCDLLRLCSDRERPLGGREFATVVYLVSLFAHPDAPATTTGDDDDGQGGSRRARPAAAEPAPMHGHGGGMMEADDEEIVAAVASGALPSHRLESRLGDCRRAARLRREALRRVTGRGVEGLPFDGMDYQAILGQCCEMPVGYVQLPVGVAGPLLLDGREYHVPMATTEGCLVASVNRGCRAISASGGAFSVLLRDAMSRAPAVKLPSAMRAAELKAFAEAPANFELLAAVFNRSSRFGRLQDIRCALAGRNLYMRFSCITGDAMGMNMVSKGVENVLGYLQNVFPDMDVISVSGNYCSDKKPTAVNWIEGRGKSVVCEAIIKGDVVQKVLKTTVEKLVELNIIKNLAGSAVAGALGGFNAHASNIVTALFIATGQDPAQNVESSQCITMLEEVNDGDDLHISVTMPSIEVGTIGGGTCLASQAACLNLLGVKGSNHGSPGANAKRLATIVAGSVLAGELSLLAALASGHLVKSHMMYNRSSKDVAKAAS, from the exons ATGGACGTGCGccggggcgggggcggagggCGCATCGTcggggcggcgcggagggcgctCACCTGGGGGGCGCTGCCCCTCCCGATGCGGATCACCAACGGCCTGGCCATGGTCTCCCTCGTGCTCTCCTCCTGCGACCTGCTCCGCCTCTGCAGCGACAGGGAGCGGCCCCTCGGCGGCCGGGAGTTCGCCACCGTCGTCTACCTCGTCAGCCTCTTCGCCCACCCTGACgcccccgccaccaccaccggcgacgacgacgacggccaggGGGgctcccgccgcgcgcgccccgccgccgcggagccCGCGCCAATGCATGGGCATGGTGGCGGGATGATggaggccgacgacgaggagatcGTCGCCGCGGTGGCGTCCGGCGCGCTGCCGTCGCACCGCCTGGAGTCGCGGCTCGGGGACTGCCGCCGCGCGGCGAGGCTGAGGCGGGAGGCGCTGCGGCGGGTGACGGGGCGGGGAGTGGAGGGCCTCCCCTTCGATGGGATGGACTACCAGGCCATCCTGGGGCAATGCTGCGAGATGCCCGTCGGGTACGTGCAGCTCCCCGTGGGGGTCGCCGGCCCGCTGCTCCTGGACGGCCGCGAGTACCATGTCCCCATGGCTACCACCGAGGGATGCCTCGTCGCCAGCGTCAACCGCGGGTGCAGGGCCATCTCCGCTTCCGGCGGCGCCTTCAGCGTTCTGCTCCGGGACGCCATGTCCCGCGCTCCTGCTGTCAAGCTGCCTTCCGCAATGCGGGCAGCGGAGCTCAAGGCGTTTGCTGAGGCGCCTGCGAATTTTGAGTTGCTGGCTGCTGTCTTCAATAG GTCCAGCAGATTTGGTAGGCTTCAAGACATTCGTTGTGCACTCGCTGGGAGGAACCTATATATGAGATTTAGCTGTATCACTGGAGATGCTATGGGAATGAACATGGTGTCAAAAGGTGTTGAGAATGTCTTGGGCTATCTGCAGAATGTCTTCCCTGACATGGATGTCATCAGCGTATCTG GTAACTATTGCTCAGACAAGAAGCCGACAGCTGTAAACTGGATAGAAGGCCGGGGGAAATCTGTTGTTTGTGAGGCTATTATTAAAGGAGATGTTGTGCAGAAAGTTCTTAAGACGACTGTAGAAAAACTTGTTGAGCTTAACATTATCAAAAATCTTGCTGGATCAGCTGTAGCTGGGGCTCTTGGGGGTTTTAATGCCCATGCGAGTAATATTGTTACTGCATTATTCATTGCTACAGGACAGGATCCTGCACAAAATGTTGAAAGCTCACAATGCATCACCATGTTGGAAGAAGTAAATGATGGAGATGATCTTCATATCTCTGTCACCATGCCGTCCATTGAG GTAGGTACAATCGGAGGTGGTACATGTCTGGCCTCACAGGCGGCTTGTTTGAACCTGCTTGGTGTCAAGGGTTCAAATCATGGCTCACCTGGTGCAAATGCTAAACGTTTGGCTACCATAGTAGCTGGCAGCGTGCTCGCTGGCGAGCTCTCgctccttgccgctcttgccTCTGGTCACCTTGTCAAGAGCCACATGATGTACAATCGATCAAGTAAGGATGTCGCCAAGGCTGCTTCTTGA